One Drechmeria coniospora strain ARSEF 6962 chromosome 01, whole genome shotgun sequence genomic region harbors:
- a CDS encoding Pex produces MHENKQLQYLVEADACVRGKCSSVQRFNQNLAFISKHSRTIYEFPLRISDPRAGPAAASLPAVQGDRRKGDTQAAPRGTRPAIASRTGMEFVTALRGPFDDNKPSLFEVLSEQQLNGLLPPTLRYLLTVATQRHPRYLLRILNSFDELYALCMVAVERHYLRTRAGSFTENFYGLKRERALRDEITRASLATPQLVRDATRLTSADVWRNVCILVAVPYLRRKLDEGYELNASRALLGAAYTRMPDNPTVGDRLLRLYRSFLRNVYPSLHAAYHLAVIAFHLAYLFDRTRYHNPLMWILGTRLRRMTAADHQAIEALVQPRAGAKPGPRSVWSPSALGSKALSSLSLLLPLSIFSLKFLEWWYQSDFAKQLSRKATEHVELPPPIVEPVRRRSALRKPKGDKDAHEAAAEADGGISPSEAPVATPSMLPIHVVRQGPDASACPICQDDIVTPTACQTGIVYCYGCIHRWIEGTHDRQEAFMLDRAGKWESGQGRCAVTGKRVLGGTEGLRRIMI; encoded by the exons atgcatgaGAACAagcaattacagtactta GTTGAAGCCGATGCGTGCGTGAGAGGCAAGTGCTCCTCGGTTCAACGTTTCAACCAAAACCTCGCATTCATCTCGAAGCATTCTCGAACCATCTACGAATTCCCTCTACGAATTTCGGACCCGCGTGCCGGGCCTGCTGCCGCTTCTCTTCCCGCAGTGCAAGGCGACCGACGGAAAGGGGACACGCAAGCGGCGCCGAGGGGGACTCGTCCGGCCATCGCCTCCCGCACCGGCATGGAGTTCGTGACGGCCCTTCGGGGCCCCTTCGACGACAACAAACCGTCGCTCTTCGAGGTGCTCTCGGAGCAGCAGCTCAACGGCCTCCTCCCCCCGACTCTCCGCTACCTGCTCACCGTCGCCACCCAGCGGCACCCGCGATACCTGCTGCGCATCCTCAACTCCTTCGACGAGCTCTACGCCCTCTGCatggtcgccgtcgagcgccaCTACCTGCGCACCCGCGCCGGCTCCTTCACCGAAAACTTTTACGGCCTCAAGCGCGAGAGGGCCCTGAGGGACGAGATTACGCGCGCGAGCCTGGCCACGCCCCAGCTGGTGCGTGACGCCACGAGGCtgacgtcggccgacgtctGGAGGAACGTctgcatcctcgtcgccgtgccctACCTCAGGCGCAAGCTGGACGAGGGCTACGAGCTGAATGCGTCGAGAgcgctcctcggcgccgcctacACGCGCATGCCCGACAACCCGACCGTCGGCGACCGTCTTCTGCGTCTCTACCGATCGTTCCTGCGAAACGTGTACCCAAGCCTTCATGCCGCCTACCActtggccgtcatcgccttTCACCTCGCCTACCTCTTCGACCGGACGAGATACCACAACCCGCTCATGTGGATCCTCGGCACGAGGCTGAGGAgaatgacggcggcggaccACCAGGCCATCGAGGCGCTCGTCCAGCCCCGAGCCGGCGCCAAGCCCGGTCCGCGATCCGTCTGGTCGCCGAGCGCGCTAGGCTCCAAGGCCCTCTCGAGCCTGTCGCTGCTCCTGCCCTTGAGCATCTTCTCCCTCAAGTTCCTCGAGTGGTGGTATCAGTCCGACTTTGCGAAGCAGCTCTCGCGCAAGGCGACGGAGCACGTCGAGCTGCCCCCGCCCATCGTCGAGCCCGTCCGGAGGCGATCGGCGCTCCGGAAGCCCAAGGGCGACAAGGACGCgcacgaggccgccgccgaggccgacggtggcATTTCGCCTTCCGAAGCCCCCGTcgcgacgccctcgatgcTGCCGATACATGTTGTTCGCCAGGGGCCGGACGCGTCGGCGTGCCCGATATGCCAAGACGACATCGTGACGCCCACGGCCTGCCAGACCGGCATCGTCTACTGCTACGGCTGCATCCACAGGTGGATCGAGGGCACGCACGACAGGCAGGAGGCTTTCATGCTGGACCGCGCCGGCAAGTGGGAAAGCGGCCAAGGGCGATGCGCCGTCACGGGCAAACGCGTCCTTGGTGGCACCGAAGGCCTGCGGCGAATCATGATCTAG